The nucleotide sequence GAGAGTTGTCAGATCATTTCAAGATTCTTGTTGACACCAAACCTAACCAGAAGGAAGGAAAGAGTCAGTCAGACATGGTGGTTGAAAGGAGCTTAGGAAGGGTAATTCCACATTGACTCTTACTCGAAGCTTGAAGTGGACTTTGTCTACAGTCATTTTGACACGCCTAAAGCCGCGTTCGTTGCCTTCTCCATCCTCTTCTTCCCCAAGAAATCCAACACACGATCTATTCTTCGACCTCTCTCTGATACGATGAGATACTGTACCATCTTGACCGCCTTTCTCTGCCAATGCTTCCTCCAAGCTTCTTCCTACGCTTCCTCCTGCTGCTTCTTCTTGTCGCCATCTCTTCTCCAAGCATTGCAGCTTCTCTGTCAACAGTAGCAATCTCCCGTATCTCGAACGTTGTAGTGGTTTGCGCCGTCGTTCGACCGAATGCCAACAGAGGATACGACCTGAGTTGCACCAGCCTGCCAACGGGGCACCGACGTATTTACAGGTCGGGTCCCATCTCCTCCTTTGCCATCGCTGGTGGAGATGGATTCCTGTGCTTGCTCAGCCTGTCCACGGACGTCTCCACCATGGTCTGGTGGGACTTGTATCAGGAGTCCTACAACGGCTGGCCGCCGGACTACAGGAGGGTCTACCGCGGGCCGCCCTTAGCCGATCTCTCCGCCGGAGACACGCATGTTTGCGGCGTCCGAGGCGGCAGCCTCCCCCGTCCCACTTGCTGGCGCTGGAACCAGTTCACCTTTCCCGAGGGCGTGTACTTCTCTGATATCGCCGTCGGCGGCGACTTCGTTTGCGGGCTGCTGTTGAGCCGGGAGATCGCATGCTTTGGAAATGACACCGGCGTCGTGGGCCAGGAGCCGCCAGGGACTTATTCCACTGTCGCCGCTGGCACCcggcacgcctgcgcggtcaccgggGACGGCAAGCTGGTGTGCTGGGGAGCGGGCAAGCCGGAGGTGGGAGTAATTCCAATCAGGATCAGCTCGTTGGCACTGGGGGAGAACAAGACGTGCGCGCTCGGCAGCCATGGAGGAGTAATGTGCTGGGGAGAGAATTCCAGTTTGCCGTCCAGCCTCGCCAACACCGAGTTCGTGGCGATTCATGCGAAGGGCAGTACGATCTGTGGAATTCTCAGGATCAACTATTCCTTGGCCTGTTGGGGAAGCGCCGTCTTCTGCCACAAACCGGTGGTCTTCGAGGGCGTGTTGCCTGGCACCTGTATGCCGACGTCTAGTTGTCGCTGCGGTCCCCTGGAAGGCTCCGGCCAGTTGTGCGCCAATGGCCGCGTCGTCTGCTCTCTCTGCGAGCTCGGGAGAGAAGCGAGTAGTCCGAGagcacctcttcctcctccacctcctccggcATCTCCAAACGCAGCTGCGACTCCTCGTAGAAGGAAGACGGTTTTCGTGGTTATCGGCTCCGTCGGGTTCGCCATCGGGCTCGTGACATTGATCCTCTGTTTGCTCTACTTCGCTCGATGCAACGGCCGCATACATGACTCCGGCGCGGCGAGGCGGCCGCTAGCTCCGGGCCTCCCGTCCGCGCTCGCGAGGCCGCACGGCTCGGGAGGCTTACACGCGCCTATCGAATGCCGATTTAGCTCGTTGTTTTGCAGAGGACATAGCGCCATGGTGGAGGAGTTCCCGTTGTCGGTCCTCCTCGCCGCGACCGACAACTTCGCGGAGTCCCAAAAGGTCGGCTCCGGCAGCTTCGGGTCGGTCTACCGCGCCACCCTGGACGACGGCCGCGTCGTGGCCATCAAGCGGGCCGAGACGTCGGCGTCGTCTTCGACCACGGCCCCGGGCCCAGCCGAGAACAAGCGCCCTGACAAGGAGTCGGCGTTCCTCTCCGAGCTCGCCCTCCTCTCCCGCGTGAACCACAAGAACCTGGTGCGCCTGCTGGGCTACTGCAACCAGGGGCCGGAGCGCGTGCTCGTGTACGAGTTCATGGCCAACGGCTCGCTCCACGACCACCTCCACCGGCTACCGGGTGCGACCCTCGCGTCGTGGGGGGCGCGCCTCCGCGTCGCCCTCGACGCCGCACGCGGCCTCGAGTACCTCCACACCTACGCCGTCCCGCCCATCATCCACCGCGACATCAAGTCCTCCAACATCCTGCTCGACGAAACCTGGACGGCGAAGGTCTCCGACTTCGGCCTCTCCCTGATGAGCCCGGTCGAAGACGAGCTCAGACCGGACTACCACCCTCCGGACCGGGCCGCTGGCACGGTCGGCTACATGGACCCCGAGTACTACCGGCTGCAGCACCTCACCGCCAAGAGCGACGTCTACAGCTTCGGAGTCGTGCTGCTGGAGCTGCTGACGGGCTGCAGAGTGATCCACCAGAACGAGGACAGCGGCACGCCGAGGAACGTGGTGGAGTTCGCCATGCCGCACATCGCGGCCGACGACGTCCACCGGGTACTCGACCCGAGGCTGCCACCGCCGAAGCCGAGCGAGATCGAGGCGGTCACCTACGTCGGCTACCTGGCAATCGACTGCGTGAGCCCGGAGGGGCGGGAGAGGCCGACCATGACGGAGGTCGTCGACGGGCTCGAACGCGCGCTGAACGCTTGCGAGCCGCCGAGCGCGTCTCTGTCGCGGTCCACCACGGTCCGGTCCATTTGATCAATTGAACCGGGTGGGGTTCTCCATTGGttcaatataattttcttttctcttgtaaTGCAACTATTCATTAATTGAGGGATGTGAACAGTtggttgaataataataataattattattattattaatttttttctcaatttggatctttaattattttgatttttatttttttttgtgggAGATGGTGTGGATGTGACATTGGGTTAGTTGAGTTGTACCAactttttcttcttattctttcCTGCATTGGAAATAATGAAGACTATATAAAAGATTGACACAAAGTAATTAATGTGTCTGCCTAAcagaaaggaggaggaagaagaagagaagaggtggTGCAAAACAAATAATTGACAGTAGAAGTCACATGTCAGACAATAGCTTCTTTGTCTGTCTTGACCAAGTTGATGATGTGAAGTTGGGCTGCAAATTTATGTAGGACAAATTGCAATCTTTTAGTAGGTTGAGTTTCCAATGATGTATTCTTTTTTGCAATCATTTGGTGCATGAATACAATAATAATTAATATACATGTGTTCTGTgtcatattcttcttcttcttcttcttcttcaaggagTAAAATACTTCACCTAATTACCAAAACTATTAAATAAGCTCTTGATTTGGATTGCACCACATGAGAGTGAGGTGTTACCTCCTAAACCATGATTATTTATCATCCTAAtgtcaaaaaatcaaaaaatgtcattgtaaataaaacaaaaacaaaatacaaaattataatattaacttCTGTTAGCTTATACTAATAAGCATAAAGGATGTATTATGACCTGCCTGCTCTTATGagtttttaaaattattgttttgaTTAATTGTATATATTCTAAAGAAACTCTCTTCCTTCCATTATACTAATTATTGTGGCATCCATCCACAATTATATAATGCCTTCCATCATCCATGTCAAGGGTTTCAGACATTTCCTCTTCCTTTCCAATCTGTGAAGAGACCTGGCACAGCAAGGAAAGAAAAATTGATGCATGGTGTGTACAAATCAAAGTTAGAGTTTGTGAATGCATGGAATGTCAAAGGACAACTTCCATCACACCTAAACATGTAATTAAGCACCAGCAGCAGGTGGGAGAAGTGTAGTACAGTTCTCTAGAACCtacagtgaagaagaagaagatggtggtACACTTGAAGTACAGCAATCTCATTCTGCCAATGAGTTCCTTTAAGAtctgatcatgatcatgatcatgatatGGTTTGGTTTGTGTGCTCTTAAGGTACTTTAATCCATGTATTTTAGAAGTATGTCAGATGATTAGTAGTTTTTGGAAGAGAATTATTGAGTTTGAATGGGAGTGAAcaagagagggaaagaaaaataaagaatccTTCTTGGCCAACACCAACCACACCTGTTTATCTTCTTATGTTAGGTCTTTAGACTTTCTACTAGGTTTTTGACTTGTTACAAGtgcattatatttatttatttattgttattGTAGTTAGCTTTGTTGAATTGTTTAAAGAATATCTTAATGTCATCCCTGACAAGAACAATGATATGACATTGATGAACTGAATTGATTCTTACCATGTTGGCTTCAGAAATACTACATTAATAGTATAGGCAGAGTAATTCAAGGTGTGCAATTGAGTCATGTAAACATAATTCAAGTGTATGCTCAATTGAATGTTAGAATGGTCAAGTAAAAGCAACAAGCTTACATCACAGTCTCTTCCTTGAACTGTTGGAAGTCATATGAGTGGAATGTGCACCACATCcaagctgtgtgtgtgtgtggataaAAAGTATCTGAAGGAAGATAAGAAGGGGAAGACCAGTGGCCAAAACTTGTGGCTCCTGCTGTTGATGAATACATATCATACTCCCTAATCAATTGTAGAAATAGGAAAGACAGCAAAAAAAGTTGGGAGGCAGACAGAATAAGTCATGGAGATAGCCACAGTACCCTCCCCGAGAAGTTATCCACAACCATCTCCTCACCCATGGCAAACAAGGGCAAAGAGGAGTGGACTCTCTGCATCAAAATCTGGGGCTGTGTCTGTCAAACCTGTATGTATGCTTCCTTTTTCTCAAAGAGCAAAAAGTATGTATTTAATTTTATCTTcatttcaaagaagaaaaaaaaatcactcTGATTAGTACTGAATGATGTCAAAATCTGTAAACAAGTTCAACCTTGTGCATGAAGAATCTGTGCGAACAAGAAAATAGAACTCATGCTCATGGtttagaactttttttttttttttagaatttgtgGCCTATGATGCAGAACATAGGATTATTTTCTACAAACTAAAAacaaataaatcttttttttatgtAATATCAATTGGATAAACTGATTTCTTTTAGGTATCGAAAGGATGTCAAAAATGCGGTGGAAAAGGTGCAATTGAATGCCCTGGGTGTAAGGTCAGATTGCAATCACTAACCTGTTTAAAGTGTAGAAAGAGAACACACAGCATGTTTCATGGTAGGAAAAGTATAATCTGCCTCACTAGCCATGCTGTTTATCTCTCATGATGCAATCATTCATGCAGCTTTTGTGTTTCCAGACCAAaattaaatgctttcaagtttTCTTTCTTCAGCATGGTTTAAGGTAGACAGAAAGGCAGAAACAAGACGTGAAGGATCtgtagaggaaaaaaaaaatctgaactcATCAAGTGCCATATTGACTGCAGGGAACaggaaagaacaagaagaatggGAACATCTTCGAGAGATGGAAGTAAGTAAATGACTCGATTCATTTTTGGATCACCATTTAATCATGGCCTACTGCTTCACCTGACTTCAAATGTCTCAGGTGCTTTGACTGCCAAGGATTTGGTCTCAAGAGCTGCCCCAGCTGCGGCAAAGGAGGACTCACACCAGAACAAAGAGGAGAAAGATAAAGAGACAACTGCTTCTCTCTCTGCCCTCAATGTGTTCGAGCATCCAAAACCTCTTCTTTTGCCTCCACATTGTATCTTCCAAGTACATGTCCTGAGTCTATGTGATGGGTTGCATCCAACAACACCATGGAAACCTCCAAATGTGTATAATAGATAGCCTCAGAATGTGGAAGGACTTCAAATTCACTTCTCAACTAGATCTTCAGGTTCATATAATTGCTAAAAATAGTGTAATGATACATGATGACTAAGAGAGAGAATCACCATTGGCATACACAAACCTGCCTCCAAATCTTTTTGCTGTCTTTCCTGGAGATAGCCAGTCTCCTAGTGTTGCAAGAGACCTTCAATATAGTGTAATGACAGGCTGACTAGAGGGAGAGAGTATCACTATTGGCATACACAAACCTGTAAAGAGGAAGAAGTGAAATAAGTGACAAATTCACATAGATATACACCACATTTTTCCATGGTTATGTACATCAAAATACGGAGATTCTTCCTCACCACATTTTGCGATGTTCGAGTCACCAAAAGCCCAAAGAAGATGGGTAAGGAACCATTGGCAACAATTTTGAAACTCAAGTCCTACACTAGATGAATTATGAACATCATAATTTGCAGGTCTTTCCCACAAATCCAGATTAGAAGTCTTTATTCTATTTCCTTAGATACAAGACACTGACTAGTCCACTAAATCTTCATACCAGGACCCTATACCATGGGTCATGAACACGGCCAGTGACGATCGCCATCATAATAAGCACGTTGCCCACATTAACCACTTGGTCAGAGAGCATCGTGGCACCGACTCGCTTGAGCGCTGCATCTGCCAGTTTCCTCCCCCGGGCCCCGCTCCCACCAAGTACGACTCCTCGTGCTGCCAAATAGATCGACCGTGAAACCTTTGCGAAGACAGCATTATCGTTTTGCAAACTTTTTGTAAGCATTCCTGCCATCATCTCCTTTCTGCTCTGGAGCTTTGTTTCCGAAGAGGTATTTGAGTATGAGCTTGATGATCTCACCACCACCTCAATAATATCTTCGACACCCACATCAGGTGAACTTTTCAAGAGCTCTGAGAGCCCTTTAACAGTTTTTAATATTACAGCTTCCAACTCCGAAGACGCAACAGATTTCTCACTGAGGAGAACTTGTCGAAGGACCAAAATGCTGCATACGATGATCAGTGCGATAAATAACAGAAGGAAAATTTCTAACTTCAGACCATTTTATTTACTAATACAAAGCAAAACTTCAAGGAATAAGCAGCAAAACCGCACCTTGTTGCGATGACAATTATCTGCTGGAATTGACTCTGAACAGTTCTTAATCTCAAAACATTAAGTTTAAGAGTTTCGGGGATGGTCTCAATTGTCAATCCCTCTATCGCGCTTGCAAGTTTTAGCAAACCAATCCTTACCAACTTGTCCACCATTTCTCCATTGCACTCTGGTAGTTCATCAACACCTGCTAAGAAGAAAGATCAATGCCGATTGTGCTGTTTAAAATTGTGACCAAACATAGTGCAGATGTACATCACTACTGAACTAGACCCACAACTACTTTGTCAGAAATATTGTAAGTctcatttattaaaaaaatctacCTGAAGCATTAAAAAGACCATCATGCTGTTTTGATGATGCTGAAAGGCCACCACCTGTTCGAACAGCAGTGACAGGAAGACCCTGGATTAAGTATGTCCAGCTACACTTTAGTAGAACATTTATGGTAACACGATATGAGCAAAGGCCAATTTTATAGAGATAAAAGAGCTCACATGATTTGCCAAGAAAATAGAACAGAGATCAATATGCTCATTCCATTCCTCTTCCAAACTATTGCTTAATGGGGATAACCAACGAAGAGTTGCTGGAAGAGAATTAGCAGCTTCAAGAGGAGATCCATAGCTGTCAGTGAATGCCTTCTGCAAATACTCCAACCCTGCAGATCCCTTGATGAGTGGTTCCATCAACTTTATACGGGCTACACTGACTTCCTTTTTCAGTGTCTGTCAAAAGAACACTTAATTCAATTTTTTGAAAAGTATGACAACATTTATAAGTGCACAAATTCCAAAAACCAGGCTTTCCAGTGAGCACTATCATAAAGCATCGGTTCATGTCTTTGTTgcataaagtctagaagttcatcAGACATCAAAGATAAGGTTTCCTGTCTAACAAAATATAAAAACCCCAAAGAGCATTAGGTATATTATGTTGAAATTATATCtatacgtgtgtgtgtgtgtgttgaaatTATTCAGAACAGGATACCAGTCCATATTCTCAGAATCCTCTCTAACGAAGATAAGAAGGTTTTTTGACTCCATTCAAAATAAATATTCATTAGCGTTGACAGTAGGAGATTCAAATGTCATGTAAATATTATGTTTAAAGAAATTGACAAATCTGAAGAGACTAATGCATCTAGAAAAGTTCAAGGATGATACAATCAAttaaattgataaaatataaaaatatttttttcattgagAATATAGTAGTTGGTAACCACTAAAGTACTTCGCTGAATGATCCAAGAATCTAACCTGTATTTGTTCCAAAACAAAACGCAGACCCTTGATCGAGGCAACAACAAAAGAGTTACTCTGTTTGTCACTGGATCGAGCAATATCTGTCAAACTATTCAACATCTTCTGGTGGGCTTTTCTCATGTCATCTTCATTTGCAGGAGAAGAGAGTTTCTGCAGCATGACCAGCACATTCTCTAGAATGTTTCCAAAATAATCTATATCCTGAGAGCCTGAGTCAAGGACCTTTGACCAAATAAGAAAATTGTGAGCTTGAAGTTGGACATCAATACAAGGATCAAATATCGTAGTGGACCAATAAGTGTGACATGTTAAAAGAGGGTATAAATGAAAACAAGTACCAACACATTTAGTTTAACATCTAATTGATTGAGGATATACCTGAGATAGAATGTCAAGGTCAATACTATTGAGAATATCTTGCTTCCAACTCTGTGGAGCCAAATCACATAACTCATCTCGTACCTCCTTCACAAGGCCTAGTATTCTACCATAGTCAGGTCTGCCTGTCTTCAAAGAATCCAATATTCCATCCCAAAATGCTTTCTCCATTGTCTCTTTAATCTGTAAGAATGAAAAGCCATGAAACAGAATCAATTAATGGCCCAACAAAATATAATACATCGGAGATCAACCTCAGAGGACAGTAGAACAACTATCTGCAATAGATTTAATGACATGAACCAATATATTGGaaagaaataagagaaaaaagaaaaaccaaaTGAGTGCCACATTATGTGAAACAAAGCCCACAGTGCACCACTGATCATTCTCAAAGAACTTAATAGTTCAGAAGTTAAATCTCTATATAAgtatatcaaaaatatttttacaaataTTGTCGTATGTTATGAGATGGCTTACATAAAACACAAACTAGTCACTTTCATGTGTTATGAGATGGCTCGTAGATAAAACTCAAAtcttttaaatgtcaaattttggaGGAAGATTACAATTACCTTGATACCAATCTCTTCAGATTTGATAGTGTCAGGATTACTAGAAAATGATCCATGGCCCCAATGCATTATTTCATTCACAAGGAGTTCATTCTCCGTGGGTGACGACTGTGTTCCCACTGTGCAACTGGATTGAACATCTACATTTTGAACTTCTGTACCAACCCGGGGCTGCATGGAAGATGAAATTCCAAACAGAGAACGAACCacacgatttgatctccctttaATCTCAACATTGTGCTCATGAGACATGGAAACCAATTGTTTCCCCAGAGACTTAGATGCTGAAGTTGATGAAATATGAGCAAGAGGGGTTGCTAAAGGGCTTCCATTCTCTTTTGCTTCAAAGAATTTGAACCTTGTATCTGATAAAGCACTTTCCATTCTTTCAATACCAGCATTGCCACTCAGGTGTCGTACTTTCTCCCTTAGAAGTTTCTGGTCTTCAATAACCTAAAATTGCCAAAACCATACATTGGATAATAAATGcaaagataaataaataatttctgGTAAATATCCGACGAACCAAGTATTCAAAAGATCTTATAAGTTCAAGGTGTCTGGAAAAACAAAAAATTAATGAGGAAACACCTGTAATGACAGAGAATATCTGATCATTGCTGAAAATATAACGTGATGGTCTAGTAAGATTTCACAATGTTGACTCAACCGTTACCacatgaactaaaaagttaaaatATGCCCTTGGATTTGCAGTCAATTCCTATAAGAACACAATCCTTACTCTAAATACCCACCAGCTCTCTCAAAAGCAACACATCCGACCTATTTCCCTGTCCTATTCAATACTTCCTTTACATCCTAATCCTTTTCTTTGCCCCCTCATCTGCTTGAATCCATTTATTGACACCATATTTGCTTTACTCTCCTCCATCCGGTCTCTCTCACCTGTAATGACAGAGAATATCTGTCATTGCTGAAAATATAACGTGATAGTCTAGTAAGATTTCACAATGTTGACTCAACCGTTACCacatgaactaaaaagttaaaatATGCCCTTGGATTTGCAGTCAATTCCTATAAGAACACAATCCTTACTCTAAATACACTCCAGCTCTCTCAAAAGCAACACATCCGACCTATTTCCCTGTCCTATTCAATACTTCCTTTACATCCTAATCCTTTTCTTTGCCCCCTCATCTGCTTGAATCCATTTATTGACACCATACTTGCTTTACTCTCCTCCATCCGGTCTCTCTCACCCTCTGTCATTGTCATTTGTCCCCCTGCCTCTCATACATGATGATGACTGCAAggaaataataatgataaaagcTCCACACTAGTCAACCTTGTCACCATGAGTATCATCAGAAAGGAGTAGATAAAGAGTCGTTAAAAAAATCTGTAATTTTGCCATCCAAATTGTAATTCAGATAGTAATGGTAAAAATGAAATATTAACTTAGGACACCATCACAAGTCACAACCAGCTCATATTAATTTAAATACCACATTGAACAGCCAATgaacaaagacaaaaaaaaaaaaaactattatcatAACCAGGCTGTCTGCTCTAAGAGAAAAATATGTTTCTAGATAGTCATCAATCCAATAACTATATGCAAAACCATTCAAAAGATTTGTTTAGCCTCGAGACCAAGTTCCCCATCCCAATAGGAGACGTGCTGTTGATTGTTTTGCCAAAACGACCCCTCAAATTTAGGTAACTTCTACATGTGGCCTAAGATGACAAAA is from Musa acuminata AAA Group cultivar baxijiao chromosome BXJ3-8, Cavendish_Baxijiao_AAA, whole genome shotgun sequence and encodes:
- the LOC135645281 gene encoding serine/threonine-protein kinase-like protein CCR4, coding for MLPPSFFLRFLLLLLLVAISSPSIAASLSTVAISRISNVVVVCAVVRPNANRGYDLSCTSLPTGHRRIYRSGPISSFAIAGGDGFLCLLSLSTDVSTMVWWDLYQESYNGWPPDYRRVYRGPPLADLSAGDTHVCGVRGGSLPRPTCWRWNQFTFPEGVYFSDIAVGGDFVCGLLLSREIACFGNDTGVVGQEPPGTYSTVAAGTRHACAVTGDGKLVCWGAGKPEVGVIPIRISSLALGENKTCALGSHGGVMCWGENSSLPSSLANTEFVAIHAKGSTICGILRINYSLACWGSAVFCHKPVVFEGVLPGTCMPTSSCRCGPLEGSGQLCANGRVVCSLCELGREASSPRAPLPPPPPPASPNAAATPRRRKTVFVVIGSVGFAIGLVTLILCLLYFARCNGRIHDSGAARRPLAPGLPSALARPHGSGGLHAPIECRFSSLFCRGHSAMVEEFPLSVLLAATDNFAESQKVGSGSFGSVYRATLDDGRVVAIKRAETSASSSTTAPGPAENKRPDKESAFLSELALLSRVNHKNLVRLLGYCNQGPERVLVYEFMANGSLHDHLHRLPGATLASWGARLRVALDAARGLEYLHTYAVPPIIHRDIKSSNILLDETWTAKVSDFGLSLMSPVEDELRPDYHPPDRAAGTVGYMDPEYYRLQHLTAKSDVYSFGVVLLELLTGCRVIHQNEDSGTPRNVVEFAMPHIAADDVHRVLDPRLPPPKPSEIEAVTYVGYLAIDCVSPEGRERPTMTEVVDGLERALNACEPPSASLSRSTTVRSI
- the LOC103995951 gene encoding uncharacterized protein LOC103995951 isoform X2; the encoded protein is MEIATVPSPRSYPQPSPHPWQTRAKRSGLSASKSGAVSVKPVSKGCQKCGGKGAIECPGCKVRLQSLTCLKCRKRTHSMFHGNRKEQEEWEHLREMEVL
- the LOC103995951 gene encoding protein PHOTOSYSTEM I ASSEMBLY 2, chloroplastic isoform X1, translated to MEIATVPSPRSYPQPSPHPWQTRAKRSGLSASKSGAVSVKPVSKGCQKCGGKGAIECPGCKGTGKNKKNGNIFERWKCFDCQGFGLKSCPSCGKGGLTPEQRGER
- the LOC135645324 gene encoding uncharacterized protein LOC135645324 isoform X1; the protein is MDSRGTVESPEAARPAAVALDFTDAEVASSRARIPRRIRRRLLEGKSSGPSSVEEIEAKLRDADLRRQQFHEWLSSKARPKPRSPSWSSGEDDPGQRLEAKLFAAEQKRLSLLTKSQMRLARLGELRQAAKSGVRMRFEREREELGTRVESRVQQAEANRMRLIKAHLQRRAAIQERTTRSLLQRIIRENKYKECALSAIFQKRAAAEKKRMGLLEAEKKRAHARVVQARRIAKTVYHRRETERRRMKEQLESRLQKAKRQRAEYLKQRGSPRSTARLNLIRHGDFLSRKLARCWRRFVRLRRTTFALAKAFQVLELNEESIKSMPFEQVALLIESTTSLKTTKALLERLESRFSLLLSSGPSGVENIDHLLKHLASPNRKVPTNRTPGERGGTKRGAVRESRSVETTMSRYPVRVVLCAYMILGHPNAVFSGQGERETALRESAISFLQEFELLIKVILGGPKSACLSSQSFSDVSLDLHKESSNSLPREQSFRCQLRTFDSAWRSYLYRFVVWKVKDARSLEEDLVRAACQLELSMLQTCKMTAEGQPLDLSHDMRAIQKQVIEDQKLLREKVRHLSGNAGIERMESALSDTRFKFFEAKENGSPLATPLAHISSTSASKSLGKQLVSMSHEHNVEIKGRSNRVVRSLFGISSSMQPRVGTEVQNVDVQSSCTVGTQSSPTENELLVNEIMHWGHGSFSSNPDTIKSEEIGIKIKETMEKAFWDGILDSLKTGRPDYGRILGLVKEVRDELCDLAPQSWKQDILNSIDLDILSQVLDSGSQDIDYFGNILENVLVMLQKLSSPANEDDMRKAHQKMLNSLTDIARSSDKQSNSFVVASIKGLRFVLEQIQTLKKEVSVARIKLMEPLIKGSAGLEYLQKAFTDSYGSPLEAANSLPATLRWLSPLSNSLEEEWNEHIDLCSIFLANHGLPVTAVRTGGGLSASSKQHDGLFNASAGVDELPECNGEMVDKLVRIGLLKLASAIEGLTIETIPETLKLNVLRLRTVQSQFQQIIVIATSILVLRQVLLSEKSVASSELEAVILKTVKGLSELLKSSPDVGVEDIIEVVVRSSSSYSNTSSETKLQSRKEMMAGMLTKSLQNDNAVFAKVSRSIYLAARGVVLGGSGARGRKLADAALKRVGATMLSDQVVNVGNVLIMMAIVTGRVHDPWYRVLV
- the LOC135645324 gene encoding uncharacterized protein LOC135645324 isoform X2; translation: MDSRGTVESPEAARPAAVALDFTDAEVASSRARIPRRIRRRLLEGKSSGPSSVEEIEAKLRDADLRRQQFHEWLSSKARPKPRSPSWSSGEDDPGQRLEAKLFAAEQKRLSLLTKSQMRLARLGELRQAAKSGVRMRFEREREELGTRVESRVQQAEANRMRLIKAHLQRRAAIQERTTRSLLQRIIRENKYKECALSAIFQKRAAAEKKRMGLLEAEKKRAHARVVQARRIAKTVYHRRETERRRMKEQLESRLQKAKRQRAEYLKQRGSPRSTARLNLIRHGDFLSRKLARCWRRFVRLRRTTFALAKAFQVLELNEESIKSMPFEQVALLIESTTSLKTTKALLERLESRFSLLLSSGPSGVENIDHLLKHLASPNRKVPTNRTPGERGGTKRGAVRESRSVETTMSRYPVRVVLCAYMILGHPNAVFSGQGERETALRESAISFLQEFELLIKVILGGPKSACLSSQSFSDVSLDLHKESSNSLPREQSFRCQLRTFDSAWRSYLYRFVVWKVKDARSLEEDLVRAACQLELSMLQTCKMTAEGQPLDLSHDMRAIQKQVIEDQKLLREKVRHLSGNAGIERMESALSDTRFKFFEAKENGSPLATPLAHISSTSASKSLGKQLVSMSHEHNVEIKGRSNRVVRSLFGISSSMQPRVGTEVQNVDVQSSCTVGTQSSPTENELLVNEIMHWGHGSFSSNPDTIKSEEIGIKIKETMEKAFWDGILDSLKTGRPDYGRILGLVKEVRDELCDLAPQSWKQDILNSIDLDILSQVLDSGSQDIDYFGNILENVLVMLQKLSSPANEDDMRKAHQKMLNSLTDIARSSDKQSNSFVVASIKGLRFVLEQIQTLKKEVSVARIKLMEPLIKGSAGLEYLQKAFTDSYGSPLEAANSLPATLRWLSPLSNSLEEEWNEHIDLCSIFLANHGLPVTAVRTGGGLSASSKQHDGLFNASGVDELPECNGEMVDKLVRIGLLKLASAIEGLTIETIPETLKLNVLRLRTVQSQFQQIIVIATSILVLRQVLLSEKSVASSELEAVILKTVKGLSELLKSSPDVGVEDIIEVVVRSSSSYSNTSSETKLQSRKEMMAGMLTKSLQNDNAVFAKVSRSIYLAARGVVLGGSGARGRKLADAALKRVGATMLSDQVVNVGNVLIMMAIVTGRVHDPWYRVLV